The following are from one region of the Etheostoma spectabile isolate EspeVRDwgs_2016 unplaced genomic scaffold, UIUC_Espe_1.0 scaffold272, whole genome shotgun sequence genome:
- the LOC116685834 gene encoding very-long-chain enoyl-CoA reductase yields the protein MSRTTFFEVRILDANTKEHLCFLDKVEPYSTIGDIKGLFHKSYPQWYPARQALRLDPKEKSLRDDEILQNLPVGTTATMYFRDLGPQLGWTMVFMAECIGPLLTYLLFYFRVPYIYPHEHGFTSSPHPVVRLACACHTFHYMKRLMETVFVHRFSHGTMPLGTMVRNCTYYWGFSAWLAYYINHPLYTPPSYGALQVNYALVMFAMCELGNFSIHLTLTYLRGEGSGSRRFPTPTKNPFTWLFFFVSCPNYTYEVGAWVSFSIMTQCLPVALYTLLGFIQMTIWAKGKHRAYSREFKDYPKLRMAIIPLIL from the exons ATGAGCCGGACCACCTTTTTTGAG GTGAGGATCCTGGATGCCAACACGAAAGAGCACCTTTGTTTTTTGGATAAG GTGGAGCCCTACTCAACAATAGGAGACATCAAGGGCCTTTTTCACAAATCAT ATCCTCAGTGGTATCCAGCAAGACAGGCCCTGAGACTTGATCCTA aggAAAAATCCCTCCGAGATGATGAAATCTTACAGAATCTACCAGTTGGGACCACTGCCACCATGTACTTCAGAGATCTTGGTCCACAGTTAGGCTGGACTATG GTGTTTATGGCAGAGTGCATTGGGCCTCTTCTCACCTACCTCCTCTTTTATTTTCGAGTGCCGTACATTTACCCACACGAACACGGCTTTACCTCAAGTCCCCATCCTGTTGTCAG ACTGGCCTGTGCCTGTCACACCTTCCACTACATGAAGAGGCTGATGGAGACTGTCTTTGTGCATCGTTTCTCCCATGGGACCATGCCTCTCGGGACAATGGTCAGG AATTGTACCTATTACTGGGGCTTCTCAGCTTGGTTGGCATACTACATCAACCACCCTCTTTACACGCCTCCAT CATATGGAGCACTACAAGTCAACTATGCACTAGTCATGTTTGCT ATGTGTGAACTTGGAAACTTCTCCATTCACTTGACTCTTACTTATCTCCGAGGAGAGG GGTCCGGGAGCAGACGGTTTCCTACGCCAACGAAGAACCCCTTCACATGGCTATTTTTCTTTGTATCCTGTCCAAATTACACATATGAG GTCGGAGCTTGGGTGAGCTTCTCCATCATGACCCAGTGTCTCCCag TGGCATTGTACACTTTACTAGGCTTCATTCAGATGACTATCTGGGCCAAGGGGAAGCACAGAGCCTACAGCAGGGAGTTCAAGGACTACCCAAAACTCCGGATGGCCATTATCCCCCTGATTCTCTGA